One part of the Marinobacterium rhizophilum genome encodes these proteins:
- a CDS encoding MAPEG family protein yields MPVILYVLFILCVVPVVLAGVENYYRVRQFERFDNHNPRQQKARLEGVGARVSAAQANAWEALMIFSATCFIAYAGGADLNALGLAALLFLGCRIAHALCYIADLAGLRSLAFGGAMLCSFYIVFQAAATA; encoded by the coding sequence ATGCCTGTGATTCTATACGTACTTTTTATCCTTTGTGTCGTACCTGTCGTACTGGCCGGGGTGGAAAACTATTACCGTGTGCGCCAGTTTGAGCGCTTTGACAATCACAACCCGCGCCAGCAGAAAGCCCGGCTTGAGGGAGTGGGTGCCCGTGTGAGCGCGGCTCAGGCCAACGCCTGGGAAGCGCTGATGATTTTCAGTGCCACCTGCTTCATTGCCTACGCAGGCGGCGCCGACCTGAACGCGCTGGGGCTGGCGGCGCTGCTGTTCCTGGGCTGCAGGATTGCCCATGCCCTGTGCTATATCGCCGACCTTGCAGGATTGCGCTCGCTGGCCTTTGGTGGCGCCATGCTGTGCTCGTTTTACATCGTGTTTCAGGCCGCAGCCACCGCTTAG
- a CDS encoding Lrp/AsnC family transcriptional regulator: MPAKPELDTIDRKILRALQRDGRLSNADIADAVALSPSPCLRRLRRLESSDVIQGYRLQLNRQAIGLGMTVFVQVKLQDHGIESVAGFEEALLGMAPVISAHTVSGSADYLLEVVVSDLPDYDQWVRQVQALRMVREIESNFALREVKSQAPLPL, encoded by the coding sequence ATGCCTGCAAAGCCTGAGCTGGATACCATCGACCGCAAGATACTGCGCGCCCTGCAGCGTGACGGCCGTCTCAGCAACGCCGATATCGCCGACGCCGTCGCCCTGTCACCCTCGCCCTGCCTGCGACGTCTGCGCCGTCTCGAAAGCAGCGACGTGATCCAGGGCTATCGTCTGCAGCTCAATCGCCAGGCCATCGGCCTTGGCATGACCGTGTTCGTGCAGGTCAAACTGCAGGATCACGGCATCGAGTCGGTGGCGGGCTTTGAAGAGGCACTGCTGGGCATGGCGCCGGTCATCAGCGCCCATACGGTATCGGGCTCGGCGGATTACCTGCTGGAAGTCGTGGTCAGCGATCTGCCCGATTACGACCAATGGGTGCGCCAGGTGCAGGCGCTGCGCATGGTGCGGGAAATCGAAAGCAACTTCGCGCTACGTGAAGTGAAGTCCCAGGCTCCCCTGCCGCTGTAG
- the glyA gene encoding serine hydroxymethyltransferase yields MFNNNDLIQNFDADLWAAMTAEVQRQEDHIELIASENYTSPLVMQAQGSQLTNKYAEGYPGKRYYGGCEYVDVVEQLAIDRARELFGADYANVQPHSGSQANAAVYMALCAPGDTVLGMSLAHGGHLTHGSHVNFSGKIYNAVQYGLTENGEIDYDQVASLAREHKPKMIVAGFSAYSQVVDWARFREIADEVGAFLFVDMAHVAGLIAAGQYPNPVPFADVVTTTTHKTLRGPRGGLILAKANADIEKKLNSAVFPGGQGGPLMHVIAAKAVAFKEALQPEFKEYQTQVVKNAKVLAQVFIDRGYDVVSGGTENHLFLLSLIKQGLTGKDADAALGRASITVNKNAVPNDPQSPFVTSGLRIGSPVITTRGFKEAQCEALAGWIADILDAMQAGDADAAIAAVKDKVHALCADFPAYR; encoded by the coding sequence ATGTTTAACAATAACGACCTGATTCAGAATTTCGATGCAGACCTGTGGGCGGCCATGACCGCCGAGGTTCAGCGTCAGGAAGATCATATCGAACTGATCGCCTCCGAAAACTACACCAGCCCGCTGGTGATGCAGGCTCAGGGCTCGCAGCTGACCAACAAGTATGCCGAAGGCTACCCGGGCAAGCGCTACTACGGCGGCTGTGAATACGTCGACGTGGTCGAGCAGCTGGCCATCGACCGCGCCAGGGAACTGTTCGGGGCCGATTACGCCAACGTGCAGCCGCACTCCGGCTCCCAGGCCAACGCCGCCGTCTACATGGCGCTGTGCGCCCCCGGCGATACCGTGCTGGGCATGAGCCTGGCCCACGGTGGTCACCTGACCCACGGTTCCCACGTCAACTTCTCCGGCAAGATCTACAACGCCGTGCAGTACGGCCTGACCGAGAACGGCGAGATCGATTACGACCAGGTGGCCAGCCTGGCCCGCGAGCACAAGCCGAAGATGATCGTGGCCGGATTCTCCGCCTATTCCCAGGTGGTTGACTGGGCGCGTTTCCGCGAAATCGCCGATGAAGTGGGTGCCTTCCTGTTCGTCGACATGGCCCACGTTGCCGGCCTGATCGCCGCTGGCCAGTACCCCAACCCGGTACCCTTTGCCGACGTCGTGACCACCACCACGCACAAGACGCTGCGCGGCCCCCGTGGCGGCCTGATCCTGGCCAAGGCTAACGCCGATATTGAGAAGAAGCTGAACTCCGCGGTATTCCCGGGCGGCCAGGGCGGCCCGCTGATGCACGTTATCGCTGCCAAGGCGGTTGCGTTCAAGGAAGCGCTGCAGCCCGAGTTCAAGGAATACCAGACCCAAGTGGTCAAGAACGCCAAGGTACTGGCCCAGGTGTTTATCGACCGTGGCTACGATGTGGTCTCCGGCGGCACCGAGAACCACCTGTTCCTGCTCAGCCTGATCAAGCAGGGCCTGACCGGCAAGGATGCGGACGCTGCCCTGGGCCGTGCCTCCATCACCGTCAACAAGAACGCCGTGCCCAACGATCCGCAGTCGCCCTTCGTGACTTCGGGCCTGCGCATCGGCTCGCCGGTGATCACCACCCGCGGCTTCAAGGAAGCGCAGTGCGAAGCCCTGGCCGGCTGGATCGCTGACATCCTGGATGCCATGCAGGCCGGTGATGCCGACGCTGCCATTGCTGCTGTAAAAGACAAGGTCCACGCCCTCTGTGCGGACTTTCCGGCGTACCGCTAA
- the recA gene encoding recombinase RecA — protein MDANRKKALDAALGQIERQFGKGAVMRMGDQPREAIPAVSTGSLGLDIALGIGGLPYGRIIEIYGPESSGKTTLTLQSIAQAQRQGKTCAFIDAEHALDPIYAEKLGVDVDNLLMSQPDTGEQALEIADMLVRSAAVDMIVIDSVAALTPKAEIEGEMGDSHVGLQARLMSQALRKLTGNIKNTNCMMIFINQIRMKIGVMFGSPETTTGGNALKFYASVRLDIRRIGAVKQGDEVVGNETRVKVVKNKVAPPFRQAEFQILYGQGIYRMGEVIDLGVQQGLVDKAGAWYAYKGDKIGQGKANAAKYLEEHSEIATEIETAIREKLLVKPKPKAEAQEPASETEDLKF, from the coding sequence ATGGACGCGAACAGAAAGAAAGCGCTCGACGCGGCACTGGGTCAGATTGAACGTCAGTTCGGCAAGGGTGCGGTCATGCGCATGGGCGATCAGCCGCGCGAAGCCATTCCTGCCGTGTCCACCGGCTCCCTGGGGCTGGACATTGCACTGGGCATTGGTGGACTGCCCTACGGGCGTATCATTGAGATCTACGGCCCGGAGTCTTCCGGTAAAACCACCCTGACTTTGCAGTCGATTGCCCAGGCACAGCGTCAGGGCAAGACCTGTGCCTTTATCGATGCCGAGCACGCACTGGACCCAATCTACGCCGAAAAACTGGGCGTGGATGTCGATAATCTGCTGATGTCTCAACCGGATACCGGTGAGCAGGCGCTGGAAATTGCCGACATGCTGGTGCGTTCAGCTGCTGTCGACATGATCGTAATTGACTCGGTGGCGGCACTTACCCCCAAGGCTGAAATCGAAGGCGAAATGGGTGATTCCCACGTTGGCCTGCAGGCACGTCTGATGTCCCAGGCACTGCGCAAGCTGACCGGCAACATCAAGAACACCAACTGCATGATGATCTTCATCAACCAGATCCGCATGAAGATCGGGGTCATGTTCGGCTCGCCGGAAACCACCACCGGTGGTAATGCGCTGAAATTCTATGCCTCCGTACGTCTGGATATCCGTCGTATTGGTGCGGTGAAGCAGGGTGACGAGGTGGTCGGCAACGAAACCCGCGTCAAGGTCGTCAAGAACAAGGTGGCGCCGCCGTTCCGCCAGGCCGAGTTCCAGATTCTTTACGGTCAGGGCATCTACCGCATGGGCGAGGTGATTGACCTGGGCGTGCAGCAGGGGCTGGTGGACAAGGCCGGTGCCTGGTATGCCTACAAGGGCGACAAGATCGGCCAGGGCAAGGCCAATGCGGCCAAGTATCTCGAAGAGCACAGCGAGATCGCGACGGAAATCGAAACTGCCATTCGCGAAAAACTGCTGGTCAAACCCAAGCCCAAGGCTGAAGCTCAAGAACCCGCCAGCGAAACAGAAGACCTGAAATTCTGA
- a CDS encoding DMT family transporter: MDQYRGETVVNATGLAAMAVTLLIWVGFLLSLRAQSQSPLTPTDLALLRFGLPALCFMPWLLRHRAGIGRIRPGHGLMLLLGGLPFFYLLSWGSSLAPVAHAGALVPGTAPLFVTGLAVLLFGEPLPRRRLLGLLVILGGVLLLLGNGLLETHSGYWRGHLAFLGASLLWAFYTLGLRVLGIGALPATALLCSLSSLGLLLLMGLGLVESTLLSVRWAELWPYLLTQGLGAGIVGGFSYGVAIRQLGAEKTAALGSFTPALAALAAIPVLGETLPVSTLGGVSLIMLGVLLASGVLARRQAAVLPGSAGVSS, translated from the coding sequence ATGGATCAATATCGCGGCGAAACGGTGGTGAATGCGACGGGGCTGGCGGCCATGGCGGTGACCTTGCTGATCTGGGTCGGCTTTCTGTTGTCCCTGCGCGCCCAGAGCCAGTCGCCGCTGACGCCTACGGATCTGGCGCTGTTGCGTTTTGGCTTGCCGGCGCTCTGTTTTATGCCCTGGCTGCTTCGGCACCGCGCGGGCATTGGCCGGATTCGCCCGGGTCACGGCCTGATGCTGCTGCTCGGTGGCCTGCCTTTCTTTTATCTTCTTTCCTGGGGCAGCAGCCTGGCGCCGGTGGCCCATGCCGGCGCCCTGGTGCCGGGCACGGCACCGCTCTTTGTAACCGGGCTGGCGGTGCTGCTGTTCGGCGAGCCGTTGCCGCGCCGACGCTTGCTGGGGCTGCTGGTGATTCTGGGCGGCGTACTGCTGTTGCTGGGCAACGGTCTGCTGGAGACGCACAGCGGTTACTGGCGCGGCCATCTGGCGTTCCTCGGTGCCAGCCTGTTATGGGCGTTTTATACCCTGGGTCTGCGTGTGCTGGGGATTGGCGCCCTGCCGGCCACGGCGCTGCTGTGCAGCCTGTCCTCCCTGGGACTGTTGTTGTTGATGGGGCTTGGGCTGGTGGAATCGACGTTGCTGTCCGTGCGCTGGGCCGAACTCTGGCCCTACCTGCTGACCCAGGGGCTGGGTGCCGGCATTGTCGGCGGTTTCAGCTACGGTGTCGCGATCCGGCAGCTGGGGGCTGAAAAAACGGCGGCCCTGGGCTCCTTTACACCGGCGCTGGCCGCGCTGGCCGCCATCCCGGTTCTGGGGGAGACGCTGCCGGTGTCGACGCTGGGGGGCGTCAGCCTGATCATGCTGGGGGTCTTGCTGGCCAGCGGCGTTCTGGCGCGGCGCCAGGCCGCTGTGCTGCCGGGTAGCGCCGGCGTCAGCTCCTGA
- a CDS encoding sarcosine oxidase subunit delta yields MFYIYCPHCGEHREEEEFHAKGEAHLARPLDPDNCSDEEWGEYLYMRKNPRGLHHELWIHATGCRKFFNMTRDTVTYEIKEVYKVGERPSVVAAS; encoded by the coding sequence ATGTTTTATATCTACTGCCCGCACTGTGGCGAACACCGCGAAGAAGAAGAGTTTCATGCCAAGGGCGAGGCGCACCTGGCCCGTCCGCTGGATCCGGACAACTGCAGCGACGAGGAGTGGGGCGAGTATCTGTACATGCGCAAGAACCCCCGTGGTCTGCACCATGAACTCTGGATCCATGCCACCGGCTGTCGCAAGTTCTTCAACATGACGCGCGACACCGTGACCTACGAAATCAAAGAAGTCTACAAAGTCGGGGAGCGGCCTTCCGTGGTCGCCGCCAGCTAA
- a CDS encoding CinA family protein — translation MQHWVEQIATRALARNWVLVTAESCTGGWVAQELTALAGSSGWFDGGFVTYSNAAKSRMLGVSGELIERDGAVSEAVVRAMAEGARSQSGAQLAVSISGIAGPGGGTELKPVGTVWFGWACEGRGTEAQCHRLAGDRATVRRQAVEIALQGLLSQLEKD, via the coding sequence ATGCAGCACTGGGTAGAACAGATCGCAACGCGCGCGCTGGCGCGCAACTGGGTGCTGGTCACGGCGGAGTCCTGCACCGGCGGCTGGGTGGCGCAGGAGCTGACGGCACTGGCCGGCAGTTCCGGCTGGTTTGATGGCGGTTTCGTGACCTACTCCAATGCTGCCAAATCCCGCATGCTCGGCGTCTCGGGGGAACTGATCGAGCGGGACGGGGCCGTCAGCGAGGCAGTGGTACGGGCCATGGCGGAAGGGGCGCGGAGCCAGAGCGGCGCGCAGCTTGCCGTCTCTATCAGTGGTATCGCGGGGCCCGGTGGCGGCACAGAGCTCAAGCCCGTGGGTACGGTCTGGTTCGGCTGGGCCTGCGAGGGCAGGGGCACCGAGGCGCAGTGCCACCGGCTGGCGGGTGACCGGGCGACGGTGCGGCGCCAGGCGGTGGAAATTGCCCTGCAAGGCCTGTTGAGCCAGCTGGAAAAGGATTAA
- a CDS encoding sarcosine oxidase subunit alpha: MSQKNRLASGGRLDRAKALSFSYNGRQYPGFEGDTVASALLANGVDIVGRSFKYSRPRGIIAAGAEEPNAVLQVGATEATQVPNVRATQQSLFNGLVCSATNGWPNADLDLMSYVGKVGGRMMPPGFYYKTFMYPQSLWETYEKFIRKAAGLGRSSTERDPDMYDKVNHHCDLVIVGAGPAGLAAALVAARSGARVILADEQSEFGGCLLDTRETLNGRPAAEWVATVVAELKSHPEVLLLPRSTVNGYHDHNFLTIHERCTDHLGDSAPAGQVRQRMHRVRANQVVLATGAHERPLVFGNNDVPGCMQAAAVSTYINRYAVVPGKELVLMTTNDHAYQAALDWADAGRKVVAIVDTRQNPKGDRIEAAKSRGIKIIAGHGVIEVQGSKRVSGVSIAPLNAAGDALTGSAERLSCDTVASSGGWSPVIHLSCHTGSRPEWRDDVIGFVPGKTVQKQHCAGGINGTYSLKAVLEEGARAGAAACEAAGFGDAAKGIALPLAEEVREGKPMALFHIPHTKPTSRAPKQFVDYQNDVTAAGIELATREGFESIEHVKRYTAMGFGTDQGKLGNINGMAVAAKSLNQTIPQTGTTIFRPNYTPVTFGAVAGRDCGALFDVNRFSAMHKWHVANGALFEDVGQWKRPWYFPQGGESMQQALDRECKATRESVGILDASTLGKIDIQGKDAREFLARVYTNAWAKLAVGKCRYGLMCGEDGMVFDDGVTSCLAENHFLMTTTSGGAARVLEWLELYHQTEWPELEVYFSSVTDHWATMTISGPNARKLLGELTDLDLDRDTFKFMDWRQGNVAGVPARVFRISFTGELSYEINVQANYGLHVWEKLFEHGAKYNLTPYGTETMHVLRAEKGFIIAGQDTDGSVTPIDLGMSWCVSNAKPFSYIGKRGMAREDCVRADRKQLVGLKTRDPKVVIPEGAQAVNDPKQPIPMTMLGHVTSSYYSANLGHSVAMGFVRNGHNRMGETVYYPLADGRVIEAEICNPVFLDPKGERQNV; encoded by the coding sequence ATGAGCCAGAAAAATCGTCTCGCCTCCGGTGGACGCCTTGACCGTGCCAAAGCACTGAGCTTCAGCTACAACGGTCGCCAGTACCCCGGTTTTGAAGGTGATACCGTCGCCTCGGCCCTGCTGGCCAATGGCGTGGATATTGTCGGACGCAGCTTCAAGTACAGCCGTCCGCGCGGCATCATCGCCGCCGGTGCCGAAGAGCCCAATGCGGTGCTGCAGGTCGGTGCGACCGAAGCGACCCAGGTGCCCAACGTGCGTGCGACCCAGCAGAGCCTGTTCAACGGCCTGGTGTGCAGCGCGACCAATGGCTGGCCCAATGCCGACCTCGACCTGATGAGCTATGTCGGCAAGGTTGGCGGGCGCATGATGCCGCCGGGTTTCTACTACAAGACCTTCATGTACCCGCAGTCCCTGTGGGAAACCTACGAGAAGTTTATCCGCAAGGCCGCGGGCCTGGGGCGCTCGTCCACCGAGCGTGACCCGGATATGTACGACAAGGTAAACCACCATTGCGACCTGGTGATCGTCGGTGCCGGCCCTGCGGGTCTGGCGGCGGCCCTGGTTGCAGCGCGCAGCGGCGCCCGCGTAATCCTGGCGGACGAACAGAGCGAGTTTGGCGGTTGCCTGCTGGATACCCGTGAAACCCTCAATGGCCGTCCGGCGGCCGAGTGGGTTGCCACCGTGGTTGCAGAGCTGAAGTCTCACCCCGAGGTGCTGTTGCTGCCCCGTTCCACCGTGAACGGCTACCACGACCACAACTTCCTCACCATCCATGAGCGTTGCACCGATCACCTGGGTGACAGTGCGCCGGCAGGGCAGGTGCGTCAGCGCATGCACCGCGTGCGTGCCAACCAGGTTGTGCTGGCCACCGGCGCCCACGAGCGTCCGCTGGTATTCGGCAACAACGACGTGCCGGGCTGCATGCAGGCCGCCGCCGTGTCTACCTACATCAACCGTTACGCGGTGGTACCGGGCAAAGAGCTGGTGCTCATGACCACCAACGACCACGCTTACCAGGCGGCGCTGGACTGGGCCGATGCCGGTCGCAAGGTCGTGGCCATTGTCGATACGCGTCAGAACCCCAAGGGCGACCGTATCGAAGCGGCCAAGTCCCGCGGCATCAAGATCATTGCCGGTCATGGCGTCATTGAAGTGCAGGGCAGCAAGCGCGTAAGCGGTGTCTCCATCGCTCCGCTGAATGCGGCTGGCGACGCGCTGACAGGCTCGGCCGAGCGCCTGAGCTGCGATACTGTTGCCAGCTCCGGTGGCTGGAGCCCGGTTATCCACCTCTCCTGCCATACCGGCAGCCGCCCCGAATGGCGCGATGATGTGATTGGCTTTGTGCCCGGCAAGACCGTGCAGAAGCAGCACTGTGCCGGTGGTATTAACGGTACCTACAGCCTCAAGGCGGTACTGGAAGAAGGCGCGCGGGCCGGTGCAGCCGCCTGTGAAGCCGCGGGCTTTGGCGATGCCGCCAAGGGCATTGCCCTGCCGCTGGCCGAAGAGGTGCGTGAAGGCAAACCCATGGCGCTGTTCCATATCCCGCACACCAAGCCGACCTCGCGGGCGCCGAAACAGTTCGTGGATTACCAGAACGACGTTACCGCGGCGGGTATCGAGCTGGCGACGCGCGAGGGCTTTGAGTCCATCGAGCACGTCAAGCGCTACACCGCCATGGGCTTTGGTACCGACCAGGGCAAGCTGGGTAACATCAACGGCATGGCCGTGGCGGCCAAGTCGCTGAACCAGACGATTCCCCAGACCGGCACCACCATCTTCCGTCCCAACTACACCCCGGTGACCTTTGGTGCCGTGGCGGGGCGTGACTGTGGCGCGTTGTTCGACGTCAACCGTTTCAGCGCCATGCACAAGTGGCATGTCGCCAACGGTGCACTGTTCGAGGACGTGGGCCAGTGGAAGCGCCCCTGGTACTTCCCCCAGGGTGGCGAGTCCATGCAGCAGGCGCTGGATCGCGAGTGCAAGGCCACCCGTGAAAGCGTGGGTATCCTCGATGCCTCGACGCTGGGCAAGATCGATATCCAGGGCAAGGATGCACGTGAGTTCCTGGCCCGTGTCTACACCAACGCCTGGGCCAAGCTCGCGGTGGGCAAGTGCCGCTACGGCCTGATGTGTGGCGAGGACGGCATGGTGTTCGATGACGGTGTCACCTCCTGCCTGGCGGAGAACCACTTTCTGATGACCACCACCTCCGGCGGCGCCGCGCGCGTACTGGAATGGCTGGAGCTGTACCATCAGACCGAGTGGCCCGAGCTTGAAGTCTACTTCAGCAGCGTGACCGATCACTGGGCGACCATGACGATTTCCGGCCCCAATGCCCGCAAGCTGCTGGGTGAGCTGACCGATCTGGACCTGGACCGTGATACCTTCAAGTTCATGGACTGGCGTCAGGGCAATGTGGCCGGCGTGCCTGCACGGGTGTTCCGCATTTCCTTCACCGGTGAGCTGTCCTACGAAATCAACGTCCAGGCCAACTACGGTCTGCATGTGTGGGAAAAACTGTTCGAGCACGGCGCCAAGTACAACCTGACGCCCTACGGCACCGAAACCATGCACGTACTGCGTGCCGAGAAAGGCTTTATCATTGCCGGCCAGGATACCGACGGTTCCGTGACCCCGATTGACCTGGGCATGAGCTGGTGTGTATCCAACGCCAAGCCGTTCAGCTACATCGGCAAGCGTGGTATGGCGCGCGAGGACTGCGTGCGTGCCGATCGCAAGCAGCTGGTGGGCCTGAAAACCCGTGATCCCAAGGTGGTGATTCCCGAAGGCGCCCAGGCGGTCAATGACCCCAAGCAGCCGATCCCGATGACCATGCTGGGCCACGTGACCTCGAGCTACTACAGCGCCAACCTCGGTCATTCCGTGGCCATGGGCTTTGTCCGCAACGGTCACAACCGCATGGGCGAAACCGTGTACTACCCGCTGGCCGATGGCCGCGTGATCGAAGCCGAAATCTGCAACCCGGTGTTCCTGGATCCCAAGGGGGAGC
- a CDS encoding sarcosine oxidase subunit beta family protein yields the protein MQHYSGFGLLKHALNYHENWQRVWRNPTPKKKYDVIIVGGGGHGLATAYYLAKEHGITNVAVIEKGYLGGGNTARNTTIVRSNYLWDEAAHLYEHAMKLWEGLSQDLNYNVMFSQRGVLNLGHTLQDMRDIERRVNANRLNGIDGEVLDAKGVQEIVPIMDCSANTRYPVMGASWQPRAGVARHDAVAWGFARAADALGVDLIQQTEVIDMVIEDGAITGVNTNRHGVISGDRVGCVVAGNSSVLAGMAGFSLPLESHPLQALVSEPIKPILDTVVMSNHVHGYVSQSDKGDLVIGAGIDGYNGYGQRGSYPTIEHTVAAIIELFPMFSRVRMNRQWGGIVDTCPDACPIISDTPVENLFFNCGWGTGGFKATPGSGNVFAATLAKGEAHPLAKPFSMFRFHNGSLIDEHGAAGVAH from the coding sequence ATGCAGCATTATTCCGGTTTCGGGCTGTTGAAACATGCCCTGAATTACCATGAAAACTGGCAGCGCGTATGGCGCAATCCGACGCCGAAGAAAAAGTACGATGTCATCATCGTCGGCGGCGGCGGACACGGCCTGGCAACTGCCTATTACCTGGCCAAGGAACACGGCATCACCAACGTGGCGGTGATCGAGAAGGGTTACCTGGGCGGCGGCAACACGGCCCGTAACACCACCATCGTGCGGTCCAACTACCTGTGGGACGAGGCGGCGCACCTGTACGAGCACGCCATGAAACTGTGGGAAGGCCTGTCCCAGGACCTGAACTACAACGTCATGTTCTCCCAGCGCGGTGTGCTCAACCTGGGTCATACGCTGCAGGACATGCGTGATATCGAACGCCGCGTCAACGCCAACCGCCTGAACGGCATTGACGGTGAAGTACTGGACGCCAAGGGCGTGCAGGAAATCGTGCCGATCATGGACTGCTCCGCCAATACCCGCTACCCGGTGATGGGTGCCTCCTGGCAGCCGCGCGCCGGTGTTGCCCGTCATGACGCCGTGGCCTGGGGCTTTGCCCGTGCCGCAGACGCCCTGGGTGTGGACCTGATTCAGCAGACCGAAGTCATCGACATGGTGATCGAAGATGGCGCCATTACTGGTGTCAACACCAACCGTCACGGCGTGATCAGCGGTGATCGCGTAGGTTGCGTCGTTGCCGGCAACTCCAGCGTGCTGGCCGGCATGGCCGGTTTCAGCCTGCCGCTGGAAAGCCACCCGCTGCAGGCGCTGGTATCCGAGCCGATCAAGCCGATCCTGGACACCGTGGTCATGTCCAACCATGTACACGGCTACGTCAGCCAGTCCGACAAGGGCGACCTGGTAATCGGCGCCGGCATCGATGGCTACAACGGTTACGGCCAGCGCGGTTCCTACCCGACCATCGAACACACGGTGGCGGCCATTATCGAGTTGTTCCCGATGTTCAGCCGTGTGCGCATGAACCGTCAGTGGGGCGGCATCGTCGATACCTGCCCGGATGCCTGTCCGATCATTTCCGATACGCCGGTAGAAAACCTGTTCTTCAACTGCGGTTGGGGTACTGGCGGCTTCAAGGCCACTCCGGGGTCCGGCAATGTCTTTGCGGCTACCCTGGCGAAGGGCGAAGCCCATCCGCTGGCCAAGCCGTTCTCCATGTTCCGTTTCCACAACGGCTCGCTCATCGACGAACACGGCGCTGCCGGCGTCGCACACTAA
- a CDS encoding HAD family hydrolase, whose product MAAMEMNDSVTVRAIPVPAELQAVFFDFDDALAQSLDIKAEAFMSLFADRDALLQRQILDFFLHHTGRARSTKLRHVYAEFLNEPLSDAALTSLCQQFAERSMAAVIASPEVTGADSLLRVLKARDVPLFVVSGTPETELVQVIRARGMAGYFAGVRGTPVDKEVNIAELLDAHQLDASRCLMVGDGRVDCIAAEHNGMPFVGVVKGANPFAEGIPVVADLAELQQLLLGNSQPD is encoded by the coding sequence ATGGCAGCTATGGAAATGAACGACTCGGTTACGGTGCGTGCAATACCGGTGCCGGCTGAGTTGCAGGCGGTTTTTTTTGATTTTGACGATGCACTGGCGCAATCGCTGGATATCAAGGCTGAGGCCTTCATGTCCCTCTTCGCTGACCGGGACGCGCTGTTGCAACGCCAGATACTGGATTTCTTCCTGCATCACACGGGACGGGCGCGCAGCACCAAGCTGCGTCATGTCTATGCCGAATTTCTGAATGAGCCGCTCAGTGATGCGGCACTGACATCCCTGTGCCAGCAGTTTGCCGAGCGCAGTATGGCAGCGGTGATTGCCTCGCCTGAAGTTACCGGTGCAGATTCCCTGCTGCGCGTGCTCAAGGCTCGCGACGTGCCGCTGTTTGTGGTGTCCGGTACGCCTGAAACCGAGCTGGTGCAGGTGATCAGGGCCCGCGGCATGGCGGGCTATTTTGCCGGGGTACGGGGAACGCCGGTGGACAAAGAGGTCAATATTGCCGAACTGCTCGATGCCCATCAGCTGGATGCTTCCCGCTGTCTGATGGTCGGTGACGGGCGAGTTGACTGCATCGCCGCCGAGCACAACGGCATGCCTTTTGTGGGCGTGGTCAAGGGCGCCAATCCGTTTGCAGAGGGCATCCCGGTGGTGGCTGACCTGGCCGAACTGCAACAGCTGCTTTTGGGGAATTCGCAACCCGACTGA
- a CDS encoding TetR/AcrR family transcriptional regulator, with the protein MVHIAKFDRDTVVRSAMALFWQKGFGGTSTRDLQQAVNMHPGSIYAAFGNKAGLYREALDCYAATMAGELLAQVERQGSFVAGFKAFVRQALFDASQAASAETCMLVKARMELDGKQDELYEHAGLHLQRLEQLFTRLLEDDRQRGTLIESTPVVELARYLQIQFMGLRSYRACGGGDAAIEKVIERLFTGYEA; encoded by the coding sequence ATGGTTCATATCGCCAAATTTGATCGTGACACTGTGGTCAGAAGCGCCATGGCGCTTTTCTGGCAGAAGGGCTTTGGCGGTACTTCGACACGGGATCTGCAGCAGGCGGTCAACATGCATCCCGGCAGTATCTATGCCGCGTTCGGCAACAAGGCCGGGCTCTACCGGGAAGCGCTGGACTGCTATGCCGCCACGATGGCTGGCGAGTTACTGGCGCAGGTTGAGCGACAGGGCTCCTTTGTTGCCGGCTTCAAGGCTTTTGTGCGCCAGGCACTGTTCGATGCTTCGCAGGCGGCCAGCGCTGAAACCTGCATGCTGGTCAAGGCGCGCATGGAGCTCGATGGCAAGCAGGATGAGCTGTATGAGCATGCCGGGCTTCACCTGCAGCGCCTGGAGCAGCTGTTTACCCGCCTGCTGGAAGACGACCGCCAGCGTGGCACGCTGATTGAAAGCACGCCTGTGGTCGAACTGGCGCGTTATCTGCAGATTCAGTTTATGGGCCTGCGCAGTTACCGCGCCTGTGGCGGTGGGGATGCCGCGATTGAAAAGGTAATCGAGCGCCTCTTTACAGGCTACGAGGCCTGA